The Euphorbia lathyris chromosome 2, ddEupLath1.1, whole genome shotgun sequence genome includes a window with the following:
- the LOC136219407 gene encoding probable voltage-gated potassium channel subunit beta isoform X1 yields MQYKNLGRSGLKVSQLSYGAWVSFGNQLDVKEAKSLLQCCRDHGVNFFDNAEVYANGRAEEIMGQAIRELGWKRSEIVVSTKIFWGGSGPNDKGLSRKHIIEGTKASLKRLDMDYVDVIYCHRPDTSTPIEETVRAMNFVIDKGWAFYWGTSEWSAQQITEAWGIAERLDMVGPIVEQPEYNLLSRHKVESEYLPLYTNYGLGLTTWSPLASGVLTGKYSKGAIPPDSRFALENYKNLASRSLVDDILKKVNALKPIADELGVPLSQLAIAWCAANPNVSSVITGATKESQIQENMKALDVIPLLTPAVMEKIEATVQSKPKRPDSYRYR; encoded by the exons atgcAGTACAAGAATCTAGGCCGGTCAGGGCTGAAGGTGAGCCAGCTTTCCTATGGCGCTTGGGTGAGCTTCGGCAACCAGCTGGATGTCAAGGAGGCAAAGTCCCTCTTGCAGTGCTGCAGAGACCACGGTGTGAACTTCTTCGATAACGCCGAGGTTTATGCCAATGGAAGAGCAGAGGAGATCATGGGTCAGGCGATCCGCGAACTCGGATGGAAACGCTCTGAAATTGTGGTTTCTACCAAGATCTTCTGGGGAGGTTCCGGTCCTAATGATAAGGGATTGTCCAGGAAGCATATTATCGAGGGAACAAAAGCTTCTCTTAAAAGACTTGATATGGATTATGTCGATGTGATTTACTGCCATCG GCCGGACACATCAactccaattgaagaaacagTACGGGCAATGAATTTTGTGATCGATAAGGGTTGGGCATTTTACTGGGGTACTAGTGAgtggtcagcacagcagatcaCTGAAGCATGGGGAATTGCAGAAAGGTTGGACATGGTTGGACCTATTGTTGAGCAGCCAGagtataatttgctgtctaggCACAAG GTTGAGTCAGAGTACCTTCCTTTGTACACAAACTATGGCCTGGGTCTCACAACTTGGAGTCCACTCGCATCTGGTGTACTCACTGGAAAGTACAGCAAGGGAGCTATACCTCCTGACAGTCGTTTTGCATTGGAAAATTACAAA AATCTTGCTAGCCGGTCCCTGGTTGATGACATTTTGAAGAAGGTTAATGCACTTAAGCCAATTGCTGATGAATTGGGTGTACCTTTGTCTCAACTTGCAATTGCATGGTGTGCTGCCAATCCAAATGTTTCATCAGTCATTACTGGTGCTACAAAGGAGTCTCAG ATTCAAGAGAACATGAAAGCCCTGGATGTAATTCCATTGTTGACTCCTGCGGTAATGGAGAAGATAGAGGCTACTGTTCAAAGCAAGCCAAAACGTCCTGATTCATATAG GTACAGATAA
- the LOC136219407 gene encoding probable voltage-gated potassium channel subunit beta isoform X3 produces the protein MQYKNLGRSGLKVSQLSYGAWVSFGNQLDVKEAKSLLQCCRDHGVNFFDNAEVYANGRAEEIMGQAIRELGWKRSEIVVSTKIFWGGSGPNDKGLSRKHIIEGTKASLKRLDMDYVDVIYCHRPDTSTPIEETVRAMNFVIDKGWAFYWGTSEWSAQQITEAWGIAERLDMVGPIVEQPEYNLLSRHKVESEYLPLYTNYGLGLTTWSPLASGVLTGKYSKGAIPPDSRFALENYKNLASRSLVDDILKKVNALKPIADELGVPLSQLAIAWCAANPNVSSVITGATKESQIQENMKALDVIPLLTPAVMEKIEATVQSKPKRPDSYR, from the exons atgcAGTACAAGAATCTAGGCCGGTCAGGGCTGAAGGTGAGCCAGCTTTCCTATGGCGCTTGGGTGAGCTTCGGCAACCAGCTGGATGTCAAGGAGGCAAAGTCCCTCTTGCAGTGCTGCAGAGACCACGGTGTGAACTTCTTCGATAACGCCGAGGTTTATGCCAATGGAAGAGCAGAGGAGATCATGGGTCAGGCGATCCGCGAACTCGGATGGAAACGCTCTGAAATTGTGGTTTCTACCAAGATCTTCTGGGGAGGTTCCGGTCCTAATGATAAGGGATTGTCCAGGAAGCATATTATCGAGGGAACAAAAGCTTCTCTTAAAAGACTTGATATGGATTATGTCGATGTGATTTACTGCCATCG GCCGGACACATCAactccaattgaagaaacagTACGGGCAATGAATTTTGTGATCGATAAGGGTTGGGCATTTTACTGGGGTACTAGTGAgtggtcagcacagcagatcaCTGAAGCATGGGGAATTGCAGAAAGGTTGGACATGGTTGGACCTATTGTTGAGCAGCCAGagtataatttgctgtctaggCACAAG GTTGAGTCAGAGTACCTTCCTTTGTACACAAACTATGGCCTGGGTCTCACAACTTGGAGTCCACTCGCATCTGGTGTACTCACTGGAAAGTACAGCAAGGGAGCTATACCTCCTGACAGTCGTTTTGCATTGGAAAATTACAAA AATCTTGCTAGCCGGTCCCTGGTTGATGACATTTTGAAGAAGGTTAATGCACTTAAGCCAATTGCTGATGAATTGGGTGTACCTTTGTCTCAACTTGCAATTGCATGGTGTGCTGCCAATCCAAATGTTTCATCAGTCATTACTGGTGCTACAAAGGAGTCTCAG ATTCAAGAGAACATGAAAGCCCTGGATGTAATTCCATTGTTGACTCCTGCGGTAATGGAGAAGATAGAGGCTACTGTTCAAAGCAAGCCAAAACGTCCTGATTCATATAG ATAA
- the LOC136219407 gene encoding probable voltage-gated potassium channel subunit beta isoform X2, whose amino-acid sequence MQYKNLGRSGLKVSQLSYGAWVSFGNQLDVKEAKSLLQCCRDHGVNFFDNAEVYANGRAEEIMGQAIRELGWKRSEIVVSTKIFWGGSGPNDKGLSRKHIIEGTKASLKRLDMDYVDVIYCHRPDTSTPIEETVRAMNFVIDKGWAFYWGTSEWSAQQITEAWGIAERLDMVGPIVEQPEYNLLSRHKVESEYLPLYTNYGLGLTTWSPLASGVLTGKYSKGAIPPDSRFALENYKNLASRSLVDDILKKVNALKPIADELGVPLSQLAIAWCAANPNVSSVITGATKESQIQENMKALDVIPLLTPAVMEKIEATVQSKPKRPDSYR is encoded by the exons atgcAGTACAAGAATCTAGGCCGGTCAGGGCTGAAGGTGAGCCAGCTTTCCTATGGCGCTTGGGTGAGCTTCGGCAACCAGCTGGATGTCAAGGAGGCAAAGTCCCTCTTGCAGTGCTGCAGAGACCACGGTGTGAACTTCTTCGATAACGCCGAGGTTTATGCCAATGGAAGAGCAGAGGAGATCATGGGTCAGGCGATCCGCGAACTCGGATGGAAACGCTCTGAAATTGTGGTTTCTACCAAGATCTTCTGGGGAGGTTCCGGTCCTAATGATAAGGGATTGTCCAGGAAGCATATTATCGAGGGAACAAAAGCTTCTCTTAAAAGACTTGATATGGATTATGTCGATGTGATTTACTGCCATCG GCCGGACACATCAactccaattgaagaaacagTACGGGCAATGAATTTTGTGATCGATAAGGGTTGGGCATTTTACTGGGGTACTAGTGAgtggtcagcacagcagatcaCTGAAGCATGGGGAATTGCAGAAAGGTTGGACATGGTTGGACCTATTGTTGAGCAGCCAGagtataatttgctgtctaggCACAAG GTTGAGTCAGAGTACCTTCCTTTGTACACAAACTATGGCCTGGGTCTCACAACTTGGAGTCCACTCGCATCTGGTGTACTCACTGGAAAGTACAGCAAGGGAGCTATACCTCCTGACAGTCGTTTTGCATTGGAAAATTACAAA AATCTTGCTAGCCGGTCCCTGGTTGATGACATTTTGAAGAAGGTTAATGCACTTAAGCCAATTGCTGATGAATTGGGTGTACCTTTGTCTCAACTTGCAATTGCATGGTGTGCTGCCAATCCAAATGTTTCATCAGTCATTACTGGTGCTACAAAGGAGTCTCAG ATTCAAGAGAACATGAAAGCCCTGGATGTAATTCCATTGTTGACTCCTGCGGTAATGGAGAAGATAGAGGCTACTGTTCAAAGCAAGCCAAAACGTCCTGATTCATATAGGTAA